One Microbacterium sp. W4I20 DNA window includes the following coding sequences:
- a CDS encoding RNA helicase — MSSPSERYAAAREAAEHPATVAFAARQKFELDPFQIAGCHALESGRSVLVAAPTGAGKTIVGEFAIHLAMQTPKDKAFYTTPMKALSNQKFRELVEVYGPEEVGLLTGDTNINGNARIVVMTTEVLRNMIYADSPALRDLRHVIMDEVHYLADRFRGAVWEEVIIHLPQQVRLVSLSATVSNAEEFGDWLDTVRGDTEVIVSEIRPVPLEQHVLVRDDLLPLFDDRAGIATAQVNQELMRIRSFTGSNYENNRQTQSYISNRHAGRQAKRPPRGGQRPVRPSNVRRIERMDRPDVIKLLERANLLPAIFFIFSRVGCDAAVQQVRRSGIRLTSSEEKAEIRAIVEERTRSLQDEDLGVLGYWDWLENLERGVAAHHAGLLPAFKEVVEELYRLKLVKVVFATETLALGINMPARTVVLEKMEKFNGEARVAITSGEYTQLTGRAGRRGIDVEGHAVVQWTEGMDPQSVAALASRRTYPLNSSFRPTYNMAVNLIDMFGKARARQILESSFAQFQADRSVVGLARQVREAEESLAGYQKSMACEHGDFPEYAAIRRELSDLEKKNRQDSQAPRASRDKRMKRIQSLRTQMQRHPCHRCPDREAHARWAERYWKLKRQTDRLRRQIETRTGTVARVFDRVVEVLETLDYLTAEGAETVLTDAGRTMRRIYGERDLLVAESLRQGLWNGLDAPSLAAMACCLVYEPRRDEANAGERNLPRGAFRAAYEKTTTLWAELDDLEKDHHLPGSEPLAAGLAGAMHSWARGGMLDRVLIDADMAAGDFVRWAKQTIDLLDQLSIVAEDGTLARTARAALDGVRRGIVSYSSM; from the coding sequence ATGAGTTCGCCGTCCGAGCGTTACGCGGCTGCACGAGAGGCCGCTGAGCACCCGGCGACCGTCGCCTTCGCCGCACGCCAGAAGTTCGAACTCGATCCTTTCCAGATCGCGGGGTGCCACGCCCTCGAGAGCGGTCGCAGCGTGCTCGTCGCGGCTCCCACCGGAGCAGGCAAGACCATCGTGGGCGAGTTCGCGATCCACCTGGCCATGCAGACGCCGAAGGACAAGGCCTTCTACACGACCCCGATGAAGGCGCTCTCGAACCAGAAGTTCCGGGAGCTGGTCGAGGTCTACGGACCGGAGGAGGTGGGGCTCCTCACCGGTGACACCAACATCAACGGCAACGCCCGGATCGTGGTGATGACCACCGAGGTGCTCCGCAACATGATCTACGCCGATTCACCGGCGCTGCGCGACCTTCGCCACGTGATCATGGACGAGGTCCATTACCTCGCCGATCGGTTCCGCGGCGCGGTGTGGGAAGAGGTCATCATCCACCTGCCGCAGCAGGTGCGGCTCGTCTCCCTGAGCGCCACGGTGTCGAACGCCGAGGAGTTCGGCGACTGGCTCGACACGGTGCGCGGCGACACCGAGGTGATCGTCTCCGAGATCCGGCCGGTCCCGCTCGAGCAGCACGTGCTGGTGCGCGACGACCTCCTGCCGCTCTTCGACGACCGAGCGGGAATCGCGACAGCGCAGGTGAACCAGGAGCTGATGCGGATCCGCTCGTTCACCGGCTCGAATTACGAGAACAATCGTCAGACCCAGTCCTACATCAGCAACCGGCACGCGGGACGGCAGGCCAAGCGCCCACCCCGCGGCGGGCAGCGCCCCGTGCGTCCGTCGAACGTCCGACGCATCGAGCGGATGGACCGGCCCGATGTGATCAAGCTCCTCGAGCGCGCGAATCTGCTCCCCGCCATCTTCTTCATCTTCAGCCGGGTCGGATGCGACGCCGCCGTGCAGCAGGTGCGTCGCTCCGGCATCCGTCTCACGTCGAGCGAGGAGAAGGCCGAGATCCGAGCGATCGTCGAGGAGCGGACCCGATCGCTCCAGGACGAGGATCTCGGTGTGCTCGGCTACTGGGACTGGCTGGAGAACCTCGAGCGCGGTGTCGCGGCACATCATGCCGGCCTGCTTCCCGCGTTCAAGGAAGTGGTCGAGGAGCTCTACCGCCTCAAGCTCGTCAAGGTCGTCTTCGCCACCGAGACCCTGGCGCTCGGGATCAACATGCCCGCGCGCACGGTCGTCCTCGAGAAGATGGAGAAGTTCAACGGCGAGGCCCGTGTCGCCATCACGTCGGGGGAGTACACGCAGCTCACCGGGCGCGCCGGCCGCCGCGGCATCGACGTCGAGGGACACGCCGTGGTGCAGTGGACCGAGGGCATGGACCCGCAGTCCGTGGCTGCGCTCGCGTCGCGACGGACCTATCCGCTGAACTCCAGCTTCCGGCCGACCTACAACATGGCGGTCAACCTCATCGACATGTTCGGCAAGGCCAGGGCGCGCCAGATCCTGGAGTCCTCGTTCGCGCAGTTCCAGGCCGATCGTTCCGTCGTCGGGCTGGCGCGGCAGGTTCGAGAGGCGGAGGAGTCGCTCGCCGGCTACCAGAAGTCGATGGCCTGCGAGCACGGCGACTTCCCCGAGTACGCGGCGATCCGGCGTGAGCTGAGCGACCTCGAGAAGAAGAACCGGCAGGACTCCCAGGCGCCGCGCGCCTCTCGTGACAAGCGCATGAAGCGCATCCAATCGCTGCGGACGCAGATGCAACGGCATCCCTGTCATCGATGCCCCGATCGCGAGGCGCATGCCCGTTGGGCCGAGCGCTACTGGAAGCTCAAGCGTCAGACCGATCGCCTCCGTCGCCAGATCGAGACGCGCACGGGCACCGTCGCGCGCGTCTTCGACCGCGTCGTCGAGGTGCTCGAGACCCTCGATTACCTGACGGCAGAGGGCGCGGAGACCGTTCTGACGGATGCCGGACGCACGATGCGCCGCATCTACGGGGAGCGTGACCTGCTGGTCGCGGAGTCCCTGAGGCAGGGACTCTGGAACGGGCTGGACGCTCCGTCGCTCGCCGCGATGGCCTGCTGCCTCGTGTATGAACCGCGCCGCGATGAGGCGAACGCGGGGGAGCGGAACCTTCCGCGCGGCGCGTTCCGCGCGGCCTACGAGAAGACGACGACTCTCTGGGCCGAACTCGACGACCTGGAGAAGGATCACCATCTGCCGGGCAGCGAGCCGCTGGCGGCCGGTCTTGCCGGTGCCATGCACTCCTGGGCGCGCGGCGGCATGCTCGACCGGGTGCTGATCGATGCCGACATGGCCGCCGGTGACTTCGTGCGCTGGGCGAAGCAGACGATCGACCTCCTCGATCAGTTGTCGATCGTGGCCGAGGACGGCACGCTCGCCCGCACGGCTCGGGCGGCTCT
- the tatC gene encoding twin-arginine translocase subunit TatC produces the protein MSLGAHLVELRKRLMFAALALVVGMVIAFLITDPVINFITKPINDIAAERGEDVAALVYSTITGPFDMRMRIAFSLGLFISAPVWLWQIWAFIMPGLTRKEVRYTISFVAAAVPLFFAGCYIGVLIQPHIIELMAGFTPEGAKNLFQAQEYYDFIFKLMIVLGVAFVLPVFLVALNVAGVMSGKAILKGWRVAILIATVFAALSTPAADVISMLMLAGILIVLFFAAAGLSLLFDRRKRKRDAAAGLLPDPA, from the coding sequence ATGTCGCTCGGCGCACATCTCGTCGAACTCCGCAAGCGGCTCATGTTCGCTGCGCTCGCGCTCGTCGTCGGCATGGTCATCGCATTCCTGATCACCGACCCGGTCATCAACTTCATCACGAAGCCGATCAACGACATCGCCGCTGAGCGAGGCGAAGACGTTGCCGCGCTCGTGTACTCGACCATCACCGGTCCGTTCGACATGCGCATGCGCATCGCGTTCTCGCTCGGGTTGTTCATCTCGGCGCCGGTCTGGCTGTGGCAGATCTGGGCGTTCATCATGCCAGGGCTGACGCGCAAGGAGGTCCGCTACACGATCTCCTTCGTCGCCGCCGCGGTTCCGCTGTTCTTCGCCGGGTGCTACATCGGTGTCCTGATCCAGCCGCACATCATCGAGCTGATGGCAGGATTCACGCCGGAAGGGGCGAAGAACCTCTTCCAGGCGCAGGAGTACTACGACTTCATCTTCAAGCTGATGATCGTGCTCGGTGTCGCCTTCGTGCTCCCGGTCTTCCTGGTCGCGCTGAACGTCGCCGGGGTCATGTCCGGCAAGGCGATCCTCAAGGGTTGGCGCGTCGCGATCCTCATCGCGACGGTGTTCGCCGCGCTGTCGACGCCGGCCGCTGACGTGATCAGCATGCTGATGCTCGCCGGCATCCTGATCGTGCTCTTCTTCGCTGCAGCGGGGCTGTCTCTGCTGTTCGATCGGCGCAAGCGCAAGCGTGACGCCGCTGCGGGGCTGTTGCCGGATCCTGCATGA
- the tatA gene encoding Sec-independent protein translocase subunit TatA, with translation MAGLQGWHLLIVLAVILLLFGAAKLPALAKSMGQSARVFKGEMKAMKDEDAARSDTVVAEPTTVKDSGVEPETPPRT, from the coding sequence ATGGCTGGACTGCAAGGCTGGCACCTGCTCATCGTGCTCGCCGTCATCCTCCTTCTTTTCGGCGCTGCGAAGCTGCCCGCTCTGGCGAAGAGCATGGGTCAGTCGGCTCGTGTCTTCAAGGGCGAGATGAAGGCCATGAAGGACGAAGACGCGGCGCGCAGCGACACGGTCGTCGCCGAGCCCACCACGGTGAAGGACTCGGGCGTCGAACCTGAGACTCCGCCCCGCACCTAA
- a CDS encoding YafY family protein — translation MSAQAKPLLAADRVRLYLTLVPYLLEHGQVSLAEASAEFGVTPQEMRAMVEKLTVIGLPGESGYWQQPQEMFDINWDLLDLEDVIEITNDVALRRVPRFTAREAAALLAGLQMVAAVPAVSDSGLVAGLISKLSRGAADAPADVVVAPSAVDEVREAVARGLQDGVAISFTYQAPDAVPTTRTVDPMQILITNAQWYLQGWCHLRQAMRTFHLDRVSEPKLTDIPITHGGDQVPEAFAGLDEEREVTVRVSERFAPLLSGFFPTTALEAVDGSVTAHLHLADPRGIKRLAARFGGAMEVLEPGVARAATREWAAAGLALYHRPDLGD, via the coding sequence ATGAGCGCCCAGGCGAAGCCGCTGTTGGCAGCGGACCGTGTGCGGCTGTACCTCACCCTCGTGCCCTACCTCCTCGAGCACGGTCAGGTCTCGCTCGCCGAAGCGTCGGCGGAGTTCGGCGTGACGCCGCAGGAGATGCGGGCGATGGTCGAGAAGCTGACGGTCATCGGACTCCCCGGGGAATCCGGCTACTGGCAGCAGCCGCAGGAGATGTTCGACATCAACTGGGACCTCCTCGACCTCGAAGACGTCATCGAGATCACGAACGATGTCGCCCTGCGCCGTGTACCGCGCTTCACCGCCCGCGAGGCCGCCGCGCTGCTGGCCGGCCTCCAGATGGTCGCCGCGGTGCCCGCCGTCTCGGACTCGGGACTCGTCGCAGGCCTCATCTCCAAGCTCTCCCGTGGTGCAGCGGACGCCCCCGCGGATGTCGTCGTCGCCCCGAGCGCGGTCGACGAGGTGCGCGAGGCCGTGGCCCGCGGGCTGCAGGACGGCGTCGCGATCTCCTTCACCTATCAGGCACCGGATGCCGTGCCGACCACCCGGACCGTGGACCCCATGCAGATCCTCATCACCAACGCGCAGTGGTATCTGCAGGGCTGGTGTCACCTGCGGCAGGCGATGCGCACGTTCCACCTCGACCGTGTGAGCGAGCCGAAGCTGACCGACATCCCGATCACGCACGGCGGGGACCAGGTACCGGAGGCCTTCGCGGGACTGGACGAGGAGCGTGAGGTGACGGTGCGGGTGTCGGAGCGGTTCGCCCCGCTGCTGAGCGGATTCTTCCCGACGACGGCGCTCGAGGCCGTCGACGGAAGCGTGACCGCGCACCTCCATCTCGCCGACCCCCGCGGCATCAAGCGCCTCGCGGCGCGCTTCGGGGGAGCGATGGAGGTGCTGGAGCCGGGCGTCGCGCGCGCAGCCACGCGGGAGTGGGCGGCGGCGGGACTCGCTCTGTACCACCGCCCCGATCTCGGGGATTGA
- a CDS encoding YafY family protein, with product MAARIPAEERLTNLVVALMATEIGLTKQQILDNVSGYRQRADAGTRSDALEKMFERDKEELRSLGVPIETIGDQADPNDLREARYRIPQAEYDLPSDIEFTPAELAVLRLAGSVWSAESASGDAQSGVRKIRALGIDGDEPIIGFAPRITARDAAFSPLQEAIEKSRIVVFEYLKPGEAVPRRRSIRPLALVDYEARWHVFGIDVDVEEDRMFLLSRIVGEVKMTAKSFDPALRDGAGDRALAGLERVAAENSALLEVTPGTEASLRLGRRAAPAAQGITVPFVDLHIFADELASYGPEVRVVEPAPLRDAVIARLRAALDAHAEREEAS from the coding sequence ATGGCTGCCCGGATTCCCGCGGAGGAGCGCCTGACGAATCTCGTCGTGGCGCTGATGGCCACGGAGATCGGGCTGACCAAGCAGCAGATCCTCGACAACGTGTCGGGCTACCGTCAGCGCGCGGATGCCGGTACCCGCTCCGATGCCCTCGAGAAGATGTTCGAGCGCGACAAGGAGGAGCTCCGCTCCCTGGGCGTGCCGATCGAGACGATCGGCGATCAGGCCGACCCGAACGACCTGCGCGAGGCCCGTTATCGCATTCCGCAGGCGGAGTACGACCTGCCGTCCGACATCGAGTTCACTCCGGCAGAGCTGGCGGTGCTCCGCCTCGCGGGGAGCGTCTGGAGTGCGGAGTCGGCGTCGGGCGACGCGCAGTCCGGCGTCCGGAAGATCCGCGCCCTGGGGATCGACGGCGACGAGCCGATCATCGGCTTCGCTCCTCGGATCACAGCCCGCGACGCGGCGTTCTCGCCGCTGCAGGAGGCGATCGAGAAGAGCCGGATCGTCGTCTTCGAGTACCTGAAACCGGGCGAGGCCGTGCCGAGGCGGCGCAGCATCCGCCCTCTCGCCCTGGTGGACTACGAGGCGCGCTGGCATGTGTTCGGCATCGACGTCGACGTCGAGGAGGACCGGATGTTCCTGCTCAGCCGGATCGTCGGCGAGGTCAAGATGACCGCGAAGAGCTTCGATCCCGCGCTCCGCGACGGAGCGGGAGACCGTGCTCTCGCGGGTCTCGAGCGCGTCGCGGCCGAGAACTCCGCATTGCTGGAGGTGACTCCCGGCACGGAAGCGTCTCTGCGGCTCGGACGTCGGGCGGCCCCCGCGGCTCAGGGCATCACGGTGCCGTTCGTCGACCTGCACATCTTCGCCGACGAGCTCGCGTCCTACGGGCCAGAGGTGCGCGTGGTCGAGCCGGCTCCACTCCGCGACGCGGTGATCGCGCGACTGCGCGCGGCCCTCGACGCGCACGCCGAGCGGGAGGAGGCCTCATGA
- a CDS encoding FKBP-type peptidyl-prolyl cis-trans isomerase has product MRKTSAVLASLSLAVLALTGCTATGSSDDAACDRSADSVGVRDAVTVKGDLGSKPDVSIFSPLQVEKSGSSTVIEGDGRPVENGQQPFVLELSLYSGETGEMVASTEYDASTGALTSLDIQSERFPALSSALKCVTEGSRIVVAVSAEDAGAETLSGFGLAADDTMVFIGDALDVFLPRAEGTLQFNDAAGMPTVVRAPDGTPGVIIPDSAAPTTQVVQTLIKGEGDEVATGEMPFVHYTAVGWDDKKVVNTTWGKAVAADISQVAPAVAEALVGKTVGSQVLVVTPGAEGAPAVAYVVDILGAVTAPTQ; this is encoded by the coding sequence GTGCGTAAAACGTCCGCCGTTCTGGCCTCCCTCAGCCTCGCCGTCCTCGCCCTGACGGGCTGCACTGCGACCGGTTCCTCCGACGATGCCGCATGCGATCGCAGCGCCGACTCGGTCGGCGTCCGCGATGCCGTCACCGTGAAAGGCGACCTCGGATCGAAGCCCGACGTGAGCATCTTCTCGCCCTTGCAGGTGGAGAAGTCCGGCTCGAGCACCGTCATCGAGGGTGATGGACGCCCGGTCGAGAACGGCCAGCAGCCCTTCGTCCTCGAGCTCTCGCTCTACAGCGGCGAGACCGGTGAGATGGTCGCCTCGACGGAATACGATGCCTCGACGGGAGCGCTCACCAGCCTCGACATCCAGTCGGAGCGTTTTCCCGCGCTCTCCTCCGCGTTGAAGTGCGTGACCGAGGGATCGCGAATCGTAGTGGCGGTCTCGGCAGAAGACGCCGGAGCGGAGACGCTCTCGGGCTTCGGACTCGCGGCGGACGACACCATGGTGTTCATCGGCGATGCGCTCGACGTCTTCCTTCCCCGCGCGGAAGGCACGCTGCAGTTCAATGACGCAGCCGGGATGCCGACCGTGGTCCGCGCGCCCGACGGCACGCCCGGGGTGATCATCCCCGACTCGGCGGCGCCCACCACTCAGGTCGTCCAGACGCTGATCAAGGGCGAGGGCGACGAGGTCGCCACCGGTGAGATGCCGTTCGTCCACTACACCGCCGTCGGCTGGGACGACAAGAAGGTCGTCAACACCACGTGGGGGAAGGCCGTTGCGGCCGACATCTCGCAGGTCGCGCCCGCCGTCGCCGAGGCTCTGGTCGGCAAGACGGTCGGTTCGCAGGTGCTCGTGGTGACTCCCGGCGCCGAGGGAGCTCCTGCGGTCGCCTACGTCGTCGACATCCTGGGCGCAGTCACGGCGCCGACCCAGTGA
- a CDS encoding tRNA (adenine-N1)-methyltransferase → MTSTDTQRPSGPFRIGDRVQLTGPKGRLHTVTLREDGELHTHQGVLRHRDLIGLPDGSVVPNSSGHDYLALRPLLRDFAMSMPRGAAIVYPKDAAQIVMQADVFPGATVVEAGVGSGALSLSLLRAVGSEGRLLSFERREDFADVARGNVETFFGEHPTAWSVVVGDLVEQLPDAVPAGTVDRVVLDMLAPWECIDAVAEALTPGGVVLCYVATVTQLSRTAEYIRATGLFTDPEASETMVRGWHVEGLAVRPDHRMVAHTGFLLTARRLAPGAVAPSVKRRASKSSYGDDDVELWTPGAVGDREITDKNLRKRAREAGKAAEGARLAAASRESDDTTE, encoded by the coding sequence ATGACCAGCACCGACACCCAGCGACCGAGCGGTCCGTTCCGGATCGGTGATCGCGTGCAGCTGACAGGCCCCAAGGGCCGCCTGCACACAGTGACGCTGCGCGAGGACGGCGAGCTGCACACGCATCAGGGTGTGCTGCGCCACCGTGACCTCATCGGGCTTCCCGACGGTTCCGTCGTGCCGAACAGCTCGGGTCACGACTACCTGGCTCTGCGCCCGCTGCTCCGCGATTTCGCGATGTCGATGCCCCGCGGCGCCGCGATCGTGTACCCGAAGGATGCGGCACAGATCGTCATGCAGGCCGACGTCTTCCCCGGAGCGACCGTCGTCGAGGCCGGGGTCGGATCCGGTGCGCTCTCGCTGTCGCTTCTGCGCGCCGTCGGCTCGGAGGGGAGGCTCCTCTCGTTCGAGCGTCGCGAGGACTTCGCCGATGTCGCTCGGGGGAACGTGGAGACCTTCTTCGGCGAGCATCCCACCGCATGGAGCGTGGTGGTCGGCGATCTGGTCGAGCAGCTCCCCGACGCCGTGCCGGCCGGCACCGTCGATCGCGTGGTCCTCGACATGCTCGCCCCCTGGGAGTGCATCGACGCCGTGGCGGAGGCCCTGACCCCCGGCGGAGTCGTCCTCTGCTACGTCGCGACCGTGACGCAGCTGTCGCGCACGGCCGAGTACATCCGCGCCACGGGCCTGTTCACGGACCCCGAGGCGTCCGAGACGATGGTCCGAGGCTGGCATGTCGAAGGACTCGCCGTGCGTCCCGACCACCGCATGGTCGCGCATACCGGATTTCTGCTCACGGCTCGTCGTCTCGCCCCCGGTGCGGTGGCGCCGTCGGTGAAGCGACGGGCATCGAAGAGCAGCTACGGCGACGACGACGTGGAGTTGTGGACCCCGGGCGCCGTCGGCGATCGCGAGATCACCGACAAGAACCTGCGCAAGCGGGCCAGGGAGGCGGGCAAGGCCGCCGAAGGGGCACGCTTGGCTGCCGCTTCGCGCGAATCGGACGACACGACGGAATAG
- a CDS encoding HAD family hydrolase: MGSVSRKPRAVLWDMDGTLVDTEPYWMAAETSLVESFGGSWSHEDALQLVGSGLIDSAIILQNAGVAMEPEAIVSHLTDVVQDLLRTQGVPFRPGARELLAELKDAGIPTGLVTMSLRRMALNVVDLIDFEAFDIVVAGDDVDNPKPHPEPYLQAAALLDVDIADAVVIEDSPTGLRAGIASGAVALGVPHIVSLDGIGAHDLWDTLAGRGVADLVDLFEANRTTAGATL; this comes from the coding sequence ATGGGTTCAGTGAGCAGAAAGCCCCGCGCAGTCCTCTGGGACATGGATGGAACCCTCGTCGACACCGAGCCGTATTGGATGGCGGCCGAGACCTCGCTGGTCGAATCCTTCGGCGGATCCTGGAGTCACGAGGACGCCCTGCAGCTCGTCGGCAGCGGACTGATCGACAGTGCGATCATCCTGCAGAACGCGGGCGTCGCGATGGAACCCGAGGCGATCGTGTCGCACCTGACGGACGTCGTGCAGGATCTGCTCCGCACCCAGGGTGTTCCTTTCCGGCCCGGCGCCCGCGAGCTGCTCGCCGAGCTGAAGGACGCAGGCATACCGACGGGGCTCGTCACCATGTCGCTGCGGCGGATGGCGCTGAACGTCGTCGATCTCATCGACTTCGAGGCTTTCGACATCGTCGTCGCAGGCGATGACGTCGACAACCCGAAGCCGCACCCGGAGCCGTACCTGCAGGCCGCCGCGCTGCTCGACGTCGACATCGCGGATGCCGTGGTGATCGAGGATTCTCCGACCGGCCTGCGCGCCGGGATCGCGTCGGGAGCCGTGGCCCTCGGTGTTCCGCACATCGTGTCGCTGGACGGCATCGGGGCCCACGATCTCTGGGACACGCTCGCCGGCCGCGGCGTCGCCGACCTCGTCGACCTCTTCGAGGCGAACCGCACCACGGCGGGAGCCACGCTATGA
- a CDS encoding PAC2 family protein, which yields MDVLGSRIIIAAFDGWNDAGEAASGAVEALRSSAEYELVHSVDPELYFDYQYTRPATRMDAEGHRQLKWPEAGLWRPLDPGPGPEFWLLTGVEPARTWQAFAAEFIDIALRDDITGLVTMGAMLADVPHTRPISIFASSQNEQVREAHDLERSLYEGPVGILSVFEHFAESAGIPTAGLWASVPHYVASATPSPKVTLALLDRLEELTGVDVDRQRLRTEAAAWEASIDAAASEDEDMAEYIHQLERTRDTWDSPEASGDAIAQAFERYLRRRGDAPGDHKR from the coding sequence ATGGATGTCCTCGGTTCACGCATCATCATCGCCGCCTTCGACGGCTGGAACGACGCGGGCGAAGCAGCCAGTGGCGCCGTCGAGGCATTGCGTTCATCGGCGGAGTACGAACTCGTGCACTCCGTCGACCCCGAGCTGTACTTCGACTATCAGTACACCCGGCCGGCGACGCGGATGGATGCCGAAGGCCACCGGCAGCTGAAATGGCCGGAGGCGGGACTGTGGCGTCCGCTCGACCCGGGCCCCGGGCCCGAGTTCTGGCTTCTCACCGGCGTGGAGCCCGCACGCACCTGGCAGGCGTTCGCCGCCGAGTTCATCGACATCGCCCTGCGCGACGACATCACCGGACTCGTGACGATGGGCGCGATGCTGGCGGACGTGCCGCATACGCGTCCTATCTCGATCTTCGCCTCCAGCCAGAACGAGCAGGTGCGCGAGGCGCACGACCTCGAGCGCTCCCTCTACGAAGGTCCGGTCGGCATACTCAGCGTGTTCGAGCACTTCGCCGAGAGCGCCGGCATCCCGACAGCGGGCCTGTGGGCGAGCGTTCCGCACTACGTCGCGTCGGCGACGCCCTCGCCGAAGGTCACGCTCGCTCTGCTGGACCGGCTCGAGGAGCTCACCGGCGTCGACGTCGATCGTCAGCGCCTGCGCACTGAGGCGGCCGCGTGGGAGGCGTCCATCGACGCTGCGGCATCCGAGGACGAGGACATGGCGGAGTACATCCACCAACTCGAGCGCACGCGCGACACCTGGGACTCCCCCGAGGCATCGGGCGACGCCATCGCCCAGGCGTTCGAGCGCTACCTGCGTCGCCGAGGCGACGCCCCCGGCGACCACAAGCGCTGA
- a CDS encoding undecaprenyl-diphosphate phosphatase, which translates to MHLLEALILGIVQGLTEFLPISSSAHLRILGTFLPSGEDPGAAFTAITQIGTEAAVVVFFWRDIVRIITQWCRSLVGKAPRSDPDARMGWMIIIGSIPIVVLGLLFQDQIETVFRSLWIVAIMLIAFGILLGIADHVGAKRRKLGDLTYPHGIAFGFAQALALIPGVSRSGGTITMGLFLGYERAAAARYAFLLAIPAVFGSGFYQVFKSWGEPSFFSFGDTLAATGIAFVVALGVIAFFMNFISKRSFLPFVIYRILLGTVLLVLLGTGVIAA; encoded by the coding sequence ATGCACCTGCTCGAAGCGCTGATCCTCGGCATCGTCCAGGGACTCACCGAGTTCCTGCCCATCTCCTCGAGCGCGCACCTGCGCATCCTCGGCACCTTCCTGCCGTCGGGGGAGGACCCCGGAGCGGCCTTCACCGCCATCACGCAGATCGGCACCGAGGCGGCCGTCGTCGTGTTCTTCTGGCGGGACATCGTGCGCATCATCACGCAGTGGTGTCGGTCGCTCGTCGGCAAGGCGCCGCGCTCCGATCCCGACGCCCGGATGGGCTGGATGATCATCATCGGCAGCATCCCGATCGTCGTGCTCGGCCTCCTCTTCCAGGACCAGATCGAGACCGTGTTCCGCTCGCTGTGGATCGTCGCGATCATGCTCATCGCGTTCGGGATACTGCTCGGCATCGCCGACCACGTCGGCGCCAAGCGCCGGAAGCTCGGCGACCTCACCTACCCGCACGGCATCGCGTTCGGCTTCGCGCAGGCGCTCGCCCTGATTCCCGGCGTCTCCCGTTCGGGCGGCACCATCACCATGGGCCTCTTCCTGGGCTACGAGCGCGCGGCTGCCGCGCGCTACGCGTTCCTGCTCGCCATTCCCGCCGTCTTCGGCAGCGGCTTCTACCAGGTGTTCAAGAGCTGGGGTGAGCCGTCGTTCTTCTCGTTCGGAGACACCCTCGCCGCCACCGGCATCGCCTTCGTGGTCGCGCTCGGCGTGATCGCGTTCTTCATGAACTTCATCTCGAAGCGCAGCTTCCTGCCGTTCGTGATCTATCGCATCCTGCTCGGCACCGTGCTGCTCGTGCTGCTCGGCACCGGCGTCATCGCCGCCTGA